One window from the genome of Alkalihalobacillus sp. LMS6 encodes:
- a CDS encoding YggT family protein, giving the protein MELFVNFIFNLIRYLALGYFFAILIYIIMSWVGGRDSAFGEFLGSIVEPYLGIFRNIIPPIGMIDLSPIVAIFLLNLAVRGLGPVQQWIMGLF; this is encoded by the coding sequence ATGGAATTGTTTGTTAACTTTATATTTAACCTGATACGTTACTTAGCGCTAGGGTACTTCTTTGCGATTTTAATTTACATCATTATGTCATGGGTAGGTGGAAGAGATTCCGCTTTTGGCGAATTCCTCGGCAGTATTGTTGAACCGTATTTAGGAATTTTCAGGAATATTATCCCACCAATTGGCATGATCGATTTATCGCCGATTGTTGCGATCTTCCTTTTAAACTTAGCGGTTCGAGGCTTAGGGCCAGTTCAACAGTGGATTATGGGGCTATTCTAG
- a CDS encoding DivIVA domain-containing protein: MPLTPLDIHNKEFTRSFRGYDEDEVNEFLDQIIKDYEAVLREKKELFEQVNNQDEKLSHFHNIEETLNKSIMVAQEAADELRNNAHKEAQLIVKESEKNANRIVNEALSKSRKVMMEMEELKKQASVYKMRFKMLIEAQMEMLQTDDWEQFAGSEDNFNEEELLKEFEEQESKS, translated from the coding sequence TTGCCATTAACGCCGTTAGATATTCATAATAAAGAGTTTACACGCTCGTTTCGCGGGTATGACGAAGATGAAGTAAATGAGTTTCTTGATCAAATTATTAAAGATTATGAAGCGGTCCTTCGAGAAAAAAAGGAATTGTTTGAACAAGTGAACAATCAAGATGAAAAACTTTCACATTTCCACAATATCGAAGAAACCTTAAATAAATCCATTATGGTTGCGCAAGAGGCTGCAGATGAATTGCGTAACAATGCTCACAAAGAAGCGCAGTTAATCGTGAAAGAGTCGGAGAAAAATGCAAACCGAATTGTTAACGAAGCGTTAAGCAAGTCAAGAAAAGTAATGATGGAAATGGAAGAGCTTAAAAAACAAGCGTCTGTTTATAAAATGCGGTTTAAAATGCTAATTGAGGCGCAGATGGAAATGCTTCAGACAGACGATTGGGAACAATTTGCTGGCAGCGAAGATAACTTTAACGAAGAAGAACTGCTTAAAGAATTTGAAGAACAAGAGAGCAAATCGTAA
- a CDS encoding carbamoyl phosphate synthase small subunit, with amino-acid sequence MDKQLILEDGTVFIGEGFGADVEISGEVVFNTGMTGYQEILSDPSYCGQIVMLTYPLIGNYGINRDDFESLDPAISALIVREVEDEPSHYREQESLHELLVAKGIPGLAGIDTRMLTRKIRARGTMKGYVCSLSVKVEDVVEELQRMPLQTTQVSQVSVNTAYHVPGKGKRVALIDCGMKHGILQSLIERQCDVVVVPYNTTAQEIKRLGVDGVLVSNGPGNPEDVPETIETVRALVGEIPLFGICLGHQLLALASGATTSKLTFGHRGSNHPVRELETGRIDITAQNHGYTVDLASLEGTELLLTHEAVNDGTVEGLSHKRAAAFSVQYHPEANPGPHDANDLFDRFVEMMKTVKTNVLV; translated from the coding sequence ATGGATAAACAACTGATCTTAGAAGATGGCACCGTATTTATTGGTGAAGGTTTTGGAGCTGACGTAGAAATAAGTGGCGAAGTTGTGTTCAACACGGGAATGACTGGCTATCAAGAGATCTTGTCTGATCCATCCTACTGTGGGCAAATTGTGATGCTAACGTATCCGCTAATCGGGAACTATGGCATCAATCGCGATGATTTTGAATCCCTTGACCCGGCCATCTCTGCCTTAATCGTGCGAGAAGTAGAGGATGAACCAAGTCACTATCGAGAACAAGAATCGCTCCATGAGTTACTCGTTGCAAAAGGAATTCCAGGGTTAGCAGGAATCGATACACGTATGTTAACGAGAAAGATTCGCGCACGCGGAACAATGAAAGGCTATGTGTGCTCGTTATCAGTAAAGGTTGAAGATGTGGTCGAAGAGCTCCAGCGCATGCCCCTTCAGACGACGCAAGTATCGCAAGTATCAGTAAATACGGCTTATCATGTCCCAGGAAAAGGAAAGCGCGTTGCATTAATTGATTGCGGGATGAAACATGGCATTTTACAGTCGCTCATTGAACGACAATGCGATGTAGTCGTTGTGCCATACAACACAACTGCACAAGAGATCAAACGCCTCGGTGTTGATGGTGTGCTTGTTTCAAACGGTCCTGGAAATCCTGAAGATGTTCCTGAAACGATTGAAACGGTACGTGCTCTGGTAGGAGAAATCCCGCTATTCGGAATCTGTTTAGGCCACCAACTTTTAGCACTAGCAAGTGGTGCAACCACGAGCAAATTGACATTTGGTCATCGTGGATCGAATCATCCTGTGCGGGAATTGGAAACAGGTCGAATTGATATTACAGCGCAAAATCACGGGTATACCGTTGATCTCGCTTCTTTAGAAGGAACAGAATTACTGTTAACGCACGAAGCGGTTAACGATGGCACAGTGGAAGGATTATCCCATAAACGAGCAGCTGCCTTTAGCGTTCAGTATCATCCAGAAGCAAACCCAGGACCGCATGATGCAAATGATCTCTTTGATCGTTTTGTCGAGATGATGAAAACAGTAAAAACAAACGTACTTGTTTAA
- a CDS encoding RNA-binding protein produces the protein MYEHFRKEEHPFVDQVRDMIESVTLFHQERLTDFLDPRQQDILTSIVGKNEECELLFHGGAQGCERKRALLRPIYLQDEPPKWGITFLYASFSSKFVTILHRDVLGALMNTGLKREKFGDIVVGDDFFTFATATDTAAYIRISLDYVGKTSISLEETDTMELEEERWQTEQVLVSSMRLDAVLSSVYGLSRSKGVEAISKGYVKVNWRLVDQPAFTLAIGDYLSLRGYGRGKVMHSDGTTKKEKIRLTVGRKK, from the coding sequence ATGTACGAACATTTTCGAAAGGAAGAGCACCCTTTTGTTGATCAAGTCCGCGACATGATTGAGTCCGTCACCTTGTTTCATCAAGAACGGCTGACGGATTTTCTTGACCCAAGACAGCAAGATATTTTGACTTCGATTGTAGGAAAAAATGAGGAGTGTGAGCTTCTCTTTCATGGTGGCGCTCAAGGCTGTGAGCGAAAACGGGCTCTTTTGCGACCGATTTATTTACAGGATGAGCCGCCAAAATGGGGAATTACATTTTTGTACGCTTCCTTTTCCTCAAAATTTGTAACGATTTTGCATCGTGATGTATTAGGTGCACTCATGAATACAGGGTTAAAACGTGAGAAGTTTGGTGATATTGTTGTAGGCGATGACTTCTTTACGTTTGCAACAGCGACAGATACAGCAGCTTACATACGAATCTCGCTTGATTATGTCGGAAAAACCTCGATTTCATTGGAAGAAACAGATACAATGGAATTAGAAGAAGAACGTTGGCAAACAGAGCAGGTGCTTGTTTCCTCGATGCGATTGGATGCTGTTCTTTCTTCTGTGTACGGTTTATCCCGTTCAAAAGGGGTTGAAGCGATTTCCAAAGGATATGTAAAAGTGAACTGGCGATTGGTTGATCAACCAGCTTTTACATTGGCAATTGGTGATTACTTGTCTCTGCGTGGCTACGGTCGTGGAAAAGTCATGCATTCAGACGGGACAACCAAGAAAGAAAAAATTCGTTTAACAGTAGGACGAAAGAAGTGA
- a CDS encoding uracil-xanthine permease family protein, with product MKQPKMRLGIQEIPRADQWLLFSLQHLCAMFGATVLVPFLIDMSPATALLSSGLGTLAFILITKGQVPAYLGSSFAFIAPILSAQAIGGTEGAMIGSFFAGIIYGVVALIIKAAGTNWITKLLPPIVVGPVIMVIGLSLATTAVDNAMYLPGTDEYSLVHIVTAGITLGVAVIATMYVKGFLNLIPILLGLIAGYVFALTQGLIDLSPIREADWFAVPELIIPFYTYDPSLNWAIIAIMAPVALVTLAEHTGQLMVLSKISGKNFLQKPGMHRTVMGDGIATIIAASIGGPPNTTYGENVGVIAITRVFSVFVIAGAAVLAITFSFIGKVAALISSIPEAVMGGISIMLFGIIASAGIRMLVDNKLDMGEKRNMVIASIILVVGIGGATVRFSDTFEIAGMSLATIIGLVLHAVLPNKNVSYGEQNMFEENPEQH from the coding sequence ATGAAACAACCAAAAATGAGATTAGGCATCCAAGAAATACCTCGAGCAGACCAATGGCTCTTGTTCAGTTTACAACACTTATGCGCAATGTTTGGCGCAACGGTACTCGTTCCATTTTTAATTGATATGAGTCCAGCAACTGCTCTTCTATCAAGTGGACTAGGGACATTGGCATTTATCCTCATTACAAAGGGGCAAGTACCAGCCTACTTAGGGTCATCGTTTGCCTTTATCGCTCCGATCTTATCCGCACAAGCAATTGGTGGTACGGAAGGAGCGATGATAGGAAGCTTCTTCGCTGGAATTATTTATGGAGTTGTAGCACTCATTATTAAAGCAGCAGGAACAAACTGGATTACAAAACTATTACCACCTATTGTTGTAGGTCCAGTCATTATGGTAATTGGTCTAAGCTTAGCAACAACGGCAGTGGATAATGCCATGTATTTACCGGGAACGGATGAATATAGCCTTGTTCACATCGTTACAGCAGGTATTACATTAGGGGTTGCCGTCATCGCGACGATGTACGTTAAAGGTTTTTTAAACTTAATACCGATTTTACTTGGTTTAATTGCAGGTTATGTATTCGCGCTTACACAAGGCTTAATTGATTTAAGTCCGATTCGAGAAGCAGACTGGTTCGCTGTTCCTGAATTAATCATTCCATTCTACACGTATGACCCATCCTTAAACTGGGCAATCATCGCCATTATGGCGCCTGTCGCATTAGTGACATTGGCGGAACATACAGGACAATTAATGGTGTTAAGCAAAATTTCTGGAAAGAACTTCTTGCAAAAACCAGGTATGCACCGAACGGTAATGGGTGATGGCATAGCGACGATCATTGCAGCAAGTATCGGTGGACCACCGAATACCACGTACGGCGAAAATGTCGGTGTCATTGCGATTACTCGAGTGTTCAGCGTCTTCGTGATAGCAGGCGCAGCGGTATTGGCGATTACATTCTCGTTTATTGGAAAAGTGGCCGCGTTAATCAGCTCGATTCCTGAAGCGGTAATGGGCGGCATCTCCATTATGTTGTTCGGGATTATCGCTTCTGCTGGTATACGCATGCTCGTCGATAATAAGCTTGACATGGGTGAAAAACGAAATATGGTCATTGCATCGATTATTCTCGTAGTGGGGATCGGTGGCGCAACTGTACGCTTCTCCGACACATTTGAAATTGCAGGTATGTCACTCGCCACCATTATTGGTTTAGTCCTACATGCTGTCTTGCCAAATAAAAACGTTAGCTACGGTGAACAAAACATGTTTGAAGAAAATCCGGAACAACACTAA
- a CDS encoding cell division protein SepF, with translation MGFKSKFKTYFNLDDHVEEVERYVDEPEEDEGRTMPNRFQGNEAKEKETQSNIVSLKSVQQHAKMTLIEPRSYDESQDIADQLKNRKTVVINLQRMEHDQALRVVDFLSGTVYAIGGDIQKIGASIFICAPDNVEISGSISDIANQF, from the coding sequence ATGGGCTTTAAATCAAAGTTTAAAACGTACTTTAATTTAGATGACCATGTCGAAGAAGTCGAACGTTATGTAGACGAGCCTGAAGAAGATGAGGGACGAACAATGCCAAATCGATTTCAAGGAAATGAAGCAAAAGAAAAAGAAACGCAATCGAATATTGTGAGCTTAAAAAGTGTTCAGCAACATGCGAAAATGACGCTGATTGAGCCACGTTCATATGATGAAAGCCAAGACATTGCGGATCAATTAAAGAATCGGAAAACAGTCGTTATTAATTTACAGAGAATGGAACACGATCAAGCATTACGGGTAGTAGATTTTTTAAGCGGAACCGTATATGCTATTGGAGGAGACATTCAAAAAATTGGTGCGAGTATTTTCATATGTGCACCAGATAATGTGGAAATATCAGGGTCGATTAGTGATATTGCTAATCAATTTTGA
- a CDS encoding dihydroorotase, protein MTLKISNGFIINAAGEKEQKHLFVRDGHFVEETTEITKEIDADNLLIAPGFVDLHIHLREPGGEKKETIETGTKAAARGGFTTVAAMPNTRPVPDTAETMTALMARIAEKAHVRVLPYGSITTRQLGKELTDFSALKDAGAFAFTDDGVGIQDAGMMLAAMKEAAKHQMAVVAHCEDNTLINGGSVHEGQYAKQEGLNGIPSVCESVHIARDVLLAEAANCHYHVCHVSTKESVRTIRDAKKAGIRVTAEVTPHHLLLSEENIHGQDTNFKMNPPLRSKADQEALIEGLLDGTIDFIATDHAPHTQEEKQRSMDRAPFGIVGLETAFPLLYTHFVESGSFRLNQLIDWLTTKPAETFDLPYGTLNVGAPADFTLIDLQATETINPETFYSKGTNTPFVGWTCTGIPHATYVAGEAVFTKERVNHG, encoded by the coding sequence ATGACACTAAAAATTAGCAACGGATTTATCATAAACGCGGCAGGCGAGAAAGAGCAAAAACATTTGTTTGTACGGGATGGCCATTTTGTAGAGGAAACAACCGAGATTACAAAAGAAATTGACGCCGATAACCTGTTGATTGCACCAGGCTTTGTTGATCTTCACATCCACTTAAGAGAACCGGGTGGGGAAAAGAAAGAAACGATTGAAACAGGTACAAAAGCAGCAGCGAGAGGGGGATTTACGACAGTAGCCGCGATGCCGAACACAAGGCCAGTTCCAGATACAGCTGAAACGATGACTGCATTAATGGCACGAATTGCTGAAAAAGCACATGTGCGCGTGCTTCCTTATGGCTCCATTACAACGAGACAACTAGGAAAAGAGTTAACAGACTTCTCAGCTCTTAAAGATGCAGGCGCCTTTGCGTTCACAGATGACGGGGTCGGCATTCAAGACGCTGGCATGATGCTTGCGGCGATGAAAGAGGCAGCAAAGCATCAAATGGCTGTTGTCGCTCATTGCGAAGATAATACATTGATCAACGGTGGTTCTGTGCACGAAGGACAGTACGCCAAGCAAGAAGGCTTAAACGGGATTCCATCAGTATGTGAATCTGTACATATTGCAAGAGACGTGCTGCTTGCAGAAGCGGCAAATTGTCACTACCACGTTTGCCACGTGTCGACGAAAGAGTCTGTACGTACGATTCGAGATGCAAAAAAAGCAGGGATTCGGGTAACCGCAGAAGTAACGCCGCATCACCTGCTCTTAAGTGAAGAGAACATTCACGGTCAAGATACAAATTTTAAAATGAATCCGCCGCTCCGATCAAAAGCGGATCAAGAAGCGTTGATTGAAGGATTACTCGATGGAACAATTGACTTTATCGCAACAGATCATGCACCGCATACTCAAGAAGAAAAACAAAGGAGCATGGATCGAGCGCCGTTTGGCATTGTCGGACTCGAAACGGCTTTCCCATTATTGTATACCCATTTTGTCGAGTCGGGATCGTTTCGCTTAAATCAGCTCATTGATTGGCTGACCACAAAACCAGCAGAAACATTTGATCTTCCATATGGAACATTAAATGTCGGAGCTCCAGCCGATTTTACGCTAATTGATTTACAAGCAACGGAAACGATTAACCCTGAGACATTTTATAGTAAAGGTACAAACACACCGTTTGTAGGGTGGACGTGTACAGGAATTCCACATGCTACTTATGTAGCAGGCGAGGCGGTTTTTACAAAGGAGCGAGTAAACCATGGATAA
- a CDS encoding TraR/DksA C4-type zinc finger protein has protein sequence MDTTWYKSKLIERREQLVKHQSSHDPKQQQAELSNYDNHPADNATDLFDREKDEALFQHAEHELHAIDDALEKIDHGTYGFCEVTGEPIPEERLKAYPEARTVASVAPQSVPTDRPVEEEVVQGFEAYNKDHDEDETEFDGEDAYQAVARFNDTSLEYDEETGDTDLYGANGVEDFEGFLSTGIDGYHGPDSVTVEQNEHYSAYRKRDQT, from the coding sequence ATGGATACAACGTGGTATAAAAGTAAGCTGATTGAACGAAGAGAACAACTCGTAAAACATCAATCTTCTCATGATCCAAAACAACAACAGGCGGAGTTATCAAATTATGATAATCATCCTGCTGATAATGCGACGGATTTATTTGACCGAGAAAAAGATGAAGCATTATTTCAACACGCGGAGCATGAACTTCATGCAATCGACGATGCGTTGGAAAAAATTGATCATGGTACGTATGGCTTTTGTGAAGTGACGGGGGAACCCATTCCTGAAGAAAGACTTAAAGCCTATCCAGAAGCACGAACTGTTGCCTCGGTGGCTCCCCAATCTGTTCCCACGGATCGACCTGTTGAAGAAGAGGTTGTACAAGGGTTTGAAGCGTATAATAAGGACCATGATGAAGATGAAACAGAGTTTGATGGAGAAGATGCCTATCAAGCAGTTGCTCGTTTTAATGATACGTCGTTGGAATACGATGAAGAAACAGGAGATACCGACTTGTACGGCGCAAATGGTGTGGAGGATTTTGAAGGATTTCTTTCCACAGGAATTGATGGGTATCATGGTCCGGACAGTGTGACGGTTGAGCAAAATGAACATTATAGTGCTTATCGAAAACGAGACCAGACGTAA
- a CDS encoding YggS family pyridoxal phosphate-dependent enzyme: protein MKTNVEENRAALRSRIETAATKVGRSLEDIQIIAVTKYVSVETAKAAIDAGISHIGENRIEGLLAKKEALDTEDVDWHFIGSLQSRKVKDVVGEISVLHSLDRLSLAKEIQKRLNQQDQTLRCFVQVNVSGEESKSGLAPAEVEPFIEKLEAYDRITVVGLMTMAPFVDDAEETRPYFKTLKQLQQSIADKNYEHAPCTEVSMGMSNDFEVAIEEGATYIRIGTILVGNEHVSE, encoded by the coding sequence ATGAAGACAAACGTAGAAGAGAATCGTGCTGCACTACGTTCTCGTATTGAAACTGCTGCGACTAAAGTGGGTCGGTCGTTAGAGGATATCCAAATTATTGCTGTAACAAAGTATGTTTCAGTCGAAACGGCTAAAGCCGCAATAGATGCAGGCATTTCTCATATAGGTGAAAACCGCATAGAGGGTCTGCTTGCGAAAAAAGAAGCGCTCGATACAGAAGATGTTGACTGGCACTTCATTGGCTCGCTGCAATCGAGAAAAGTGAAGGACGTTGTCGGTGAAATATCGGTACTCCATTCGCTTGATCGCTTAAGTTTAGCCAAGGAAATTCAAAAACGTTTAAATCAGCAAGATCAAACGCTACGATGTTTTGTGCAAGTAAATGTGTCAGGAGAAGAATCCAAAAGTGGACTAGCTCCTGCTGAAGTTGAGCCATTTATTGAAAAGCTAGAAGCGTATGACCGAATAACAGTGGTGGGTCTTATGACAATGGCGCCGTTTGTTGACGATGCTGAAGAAACGCGCCCTTATTTCAAAACGTTAAAACAACTGCAACAATCGATTGCCGATAAAAACTATGAGCACGCTCCTTGCACAGAAGTGTCGATGGGCATGTCGAATGACTTTGAAGTGGCAATAGAAGAAGGTGCTACGTATATACGCATTGGAACCATTCTAGTAGGCAATGAACACGTGTCTGAATAA
- a CDS encoding RluA family pseudouridine synthase, which translates to MKQWTIDETQINERIDKMIVLLHGDTSRTHVQKWIQDGLVTVNEQVIKANYKVQQGDVIDVSEPELVSTEVKAENIPLDVVYEDADLIVVNKPRGMVVHPAPGHSSGTLVNALLYHCTDLSGINDEVRPGIVHRIDKDTTGLIVAAKNDHAHEHLSKQLMNKTTKRQYKAIVHGVLSHKKGTIDAPIGRDLKDRQKMAVTDKNSKQAVTHFTLEETFRAFSYVTCELETGRTHQIRVHFQYIEHPLAGDPKYGYKKTLPIAGQALHAETLGFVHPRTNEELLFTAPVPEDMETLLQDLRKQD; encoded by the coding sequence ATGAAACAATGGACAATCGATGAAACACAAATAAATGAGCGAATTGATAAGATGATCGTTCTATTACATGGTGATACATCACGAACCCACGTACAAAAATGGATTCAAGACGGTCTAGTGACTGTGAATGAACAAGTAATTAAAGCAAATTATAAAGTTCAACAAGGTGATGTGATTGACGTTTCGGAACCAGAATTAGTGTCAACGGAAGTGAAAGCTGAAAATATCCCCTTAGACGTTGTCTATGAAGATGCAGATCTCATTGTCGTCAACAAACCGAGAGGCATGGTTGTACATCCAGCACCGGGGCATTCAAGCGGGACACTCGTCAACGCGCTTCTTTACCACTGTACCGATTTGTCAGGCATTAATGACGAAGTTCGACCTGGCATCGTACATCGAATCGATAAAGATACGACAGGTTTAATTGTTGCCGCAAAGAATGATCACGCTCATGAACATTTATCCAAACAATTAATGAACAAAACAACAAAGCGTCAATATAAGGCGATTGTACATGGTGTGCTTTCTCATAAGAAAGGAACCATTGATGCGCCAATCGGTCGAGATTTAAAAGACCGTCAAAAGATGGCGGTAACGGATAAAAACAGTAAGCAAGCTGTTACACATTTTACGTTGGAAGAAACGTTTCGCGCTTTTTCTTACGTGACGTGTGAATTAGAAACAGGGCGGACTCATCAAATTCGCGTACATTTTCAATATATTGAACATCCATTGGCAGGAGATCCGAAATACGGCTATAAGAAAACATTGCCGATTGCTGGACAAGCGCTACATGCAGAAACCCTTGGCTTTGTTCATCCGAGAACAAATGAAGAACTTTTGTTTACTGCACCAGTGCCTGAAGACATGGAAACATTATTGCAAGATTTACGAAAACAAGATTGA
- the pyrR gene encoding bifunctional pyr operon transcriptional regulator/uracil phosphoribosyltransferase PyrR yields MARMIIDEDAMRRAITRMSHEVIERNKGVENCVLVGIKTRGIYLANRLAQRIKDIEGQDIPVGEVDITLYRDDLTPKTSDQQPVLQGTDIPVDITGRTVILVDDVLYTGRTVRSALDALIDLGRPSLIQLAVLVDRGHRELPIRPDYVGKNVPTSKQERISAKLKEVDELDEVTIV; encoded by the coding sequence ATGGCAAGAATGATCATTGATGAAGATGCGATGCGCCGCGCAATAACGAGGATGTCACACGAGGTGATTGAGCGAAACAAAGGCGTAGAGAACTGTGTGTTAGTCGGGATTAAGACACGAGGCATTTATCTTGCTAATCGGTTGGCTCAACGAATTAAGGATATTGAAGGACAAGATATTCCGGTCGGTGAAGTGGATATTACGCTTTATCGTGATGATTTAACACCTAAAACAAGCGATCAGCAACCTGTTTTACAAGGAACCGATATACCGGTTGATATTACCGGCAGAACCGTCATTCTTGTAGACGATGTACTTTATACAGGAAGAACGGTGCGATCTGCGCTTGATGCTTTAATTGATTTAGGAAGGCCTTCATTAATCCAACTCGCTGTTTTAGTGGATCGAGGGCATCGCGAACTGCCAATTCGACCTGATTATGTTGGGAAGAATGTGCCAACTTCGAAGCAAGAGCGCATCTCCGCTAAGCTTAAAGAAGTAGATGAATTAGACGAAGTAACAATTGTATAG
- the lspA gene encoding signal peptidase II yields MRMAYIIALLIIGLDQLTKWLVVENMVIGERITVIENVFYIFSHRNSGAAFGILQGQMWLFYIITVIMVGVIIYLIQTEARNHTLLKWALGLILGGAIGNFIDRLFRQEVVDFIDTFGNFPIFNIADSALTVGVGLFLINLILEARREKKESKN; encoded by the coding sequence ATACGGATGGCTTACATAATTGCGTTACTTATTATCGGACTTGATCAGTTAACCAAATGGCTTGTTGTTGAAAATATGGTTATCGGTGAACGCATCACAGTCATTGAAAATGTTTTTTACATTTTCTCTCATCGGAATTCTGGTGCGGCGTTTGGCATTTTGCAAGGGCAGATGTGGTTGTTTTACATCATTACCGTCATTATGGTTGGTGTGATTATTTATCTGATTCAAACGGAAGCTAGAAACCATACGTTATTAAAATGGGCTTTAGGCCTTATTTTAGGTGGCGCGATCGGGAATTTTATTGATCGGCTTTTTCGTCAAGAAGTGGTTGATTTTATTGATACATTTGGAAACTTCCCGATCTTCAATATTGCTGACTCGGCTTTAACAGTCGGAGTGGGGTTATTTTTGATAAATTTAATTTTAGAAGCTAGGCGTGAAAAGAAGGAGAGCAAGAACTAA
- a CDS encoding aspartate carbamoyltransferase catalytic subunit, which produces MTVQLNGSRNQSLYTMTQLHVDEVYEILQQAERFANGETWQPREQTFIANLFFEPSTRTRFSFEVAERRLGFDVLQFDGASSSTQKGESLYDTVRTLQSIGASAVVIRHSKDEFYEELKEINIPVLNAGDGCGNHPTQSLLDLLTIKQEFSRFEGLTVTIVGDLQHSRVARSNAEILQRLGATVTIAGPIEWMGDFQTRYRYLSMDEAVKTADVVMLLRVQHERHDDAFPFSKEDYHQRYGLTTEREKKMKQDSIIMHPAPVNRDVEISSALVECDRSRIYKQSENGVAIRMAVLKRALQR; this is translated from the coding sequence ATGACGGTTCAATTAAATGGCTCTCGCAATCAGAGCCTCTATACGATGACACAATTACACGTAGATGAGGTATACGAGATTCTTCAGCAAGCTGAGCGATTTGCAAACGGGGAAACGTGGCAACCAAGAGAACAAACGTTTATCGCAAACTTGTTTTTTGAACCGAGCACACGTACGCGATTTAGCTTTGAAGTAGCGGAACGCCGACTAGGTTTTGACGTCTTGCAATTTGATGGGGCGTCATCCAGTACACAAAAAGGAGAATCTTTATACGATACTGTGCGAACACTGCAATCCATAGGTGCAAGCGCCGTCGTGATCCGTCATTCAAAAGATGAATTTTATGAAGAGTTAAAAGAAATAAACATTCCGGTTCTTAATGCTGGAGATGGGTGCGGCAATCATCCAACCCAATCGCTTTTAGATTTGCTAACGATTAAGCAAGAGTTTTCCCGGTTTGAAGGGCTGACGGTCACGATTGTAGGGGATCTTCAACATAGTAGGGTAGCGCGCTCTAACGCTGAGATTCTTCAACGGTTAGGGGCAACGGTAACCATTGCTGGTCCGATTGAATGGATGGGGGATTTCCAGACTCGCTATCGATATCTCTCAATGGATGAAGCAGTTAAAACTGCAGATGTGGTCATGTTGCTCCGAGTCCAGCATGAGCGCCATGATGATGCGTTTCCTTTTTCCAAAGAAGACTATCATCAACGTTACGGCTTAACGACTGAACGTGAAAAAAAGATGAAGCAAGACAGCATTATTATGCACCCAGCCCCAGTAAATCGTGATGTTGAAATAAGTAGTGCATTAGTTGAATGTGATCGTTCTAGAATTTACAAGCAAAGCGAGAATGGTGTGGCCATTCGCATGGCGGTGTTAAAACGAGCGTTACAACGTTAA